One genomic region from Gopherus flavomarginatus isolate rGopFla2 chromosome 20, rGopFla2.mat.asm, whole genome shotgun sequence encodes:
- the LOC127038296 gene encoding apolipoprotein C-I-like: MRPTVSIALILVALTVLADSAQVEPTEPTLTQKFEKFQNKLQAFAESIADKTKAAFQELHHREFSEKARNWFSEQFQNLKEKFNEKFSSD; the protein is encoded by the exons ATGCGGCCCACAGTGTCCATCGCTCTGATCCTTGTGGCTTTGACGGTCCTGGCAG ACTCTGCTCAGGTTGAACCGACAGAGCCAACCCTGACCCAAAAGTTTGAGAAGTTCCAGAACAAGCTGCAGGCCTTTGCTGAGAGCATTGCAGATAAAACCAAAGCTGCCTTCCAAGAACTGCATCACAGGGAGTTCAGCGAAAAGGCCCG GAACTGGTTCTCTGAGCAGTTCCAGAACTTAAAGGAGAAGTTCAATGAGAAGTTTTCCAGTGACTGA